A part of Amyelois transitella isolate CPQ chromosome 12, ilAmyTran1.1, whole genome shotgun sequence genomic DNA contains:
- the LOC106142137 gene encoding probable isoaspartyl peptidase/L-asparaginase CG7860 — MMKPIIIVHGGAGDIPSSRVKGKLDGSKAAARAGYEILLKGGTALDAVEAAVVSMEKDENFNAGYGSVLNLRGEVEMEASIMRGSDLNVGAVTLVKEFLHPISIAHKVLTDSPHSLLGAEGAKLFALEKGFPTVKPESLISEHAKQALNNFLKHGDFGRTEIGEKDEGGVGTVGAVAVDAAGHVAVATSTGGMSGKAVGRIGDTPQIGSGTYADDLVGGVSTTGHGESILKYCLAHSIIKLMESGVDAQTATNKAVEGMTSRLKNTAGAITLSKDGEVGVHFSSQRMSWAYVKDNKTVYGINHNETFEESY; from the exons ATGATGAAGCCCATAATTATTGTTCATGGTGGCGCTGGAGATATTCCCTCAAGCAGAGTAAAGGGAAAGTTAGATGGATCTAAAGCAGCTGCAAGAGCTGGTTACGAAATCCTGCTAAAAGGTGGAACTGCTTTAGATGCTGTGGAAGCTGCTGTGGTCTCTATggaaaaagatgaaaatttCAATGCAG GATATGGTTCCGTACTGAATTTACGTGGGGAAGTAGAGATGGAGGCGAGCATAATGCGAGGCTCTGATCTTAATGTTGGAGCTGTTACGTTGGTGAAAGAGTTTTTACACCCAATAAGTATTGCACACAAAGTGCTCACTGACTCACCACATTCTTTATTAGGAGCAGAGGGAGCCAAGTTGTTTGCATTGGAAAAG gGATTTCCAACAGTCAAGCCAGAGTCTTTAATTAGTGAACACGCAAAGCAAGCTTTGAACAATTTCCTCAAACATGGAGATTTTGGAAGGACTGAAATAGGTGAAAAGGATGAG GGTGGCGTGGGCACGGTTGGCGCCGTAGCCGTGGACGCTGCCGGCCACGTGGCGGTGGCCACCAGTACGGGCGGCATGAGCGGCAAGGCGGTCGGCCGCATCGGAGACACCCCGCAAATAGGAAGCGGCACGTATGCTGATGACCTTGTGGGCGGGGTGTCCACTACAG GGCATGGTGAATCTATTCTAAAATACTGTTTGGCACATAGCATCATAAAGCTAATGGAAAGTGGAGTTGATGCACAAACTGCGACGAATAAAGCTGTAGAAG GCATGACATCGCGTTTGAAGAACACTGCTGGTGCCATTACATTGTCCAAGGATGGCGAAGTTGGGGTCCATTTCAGTTCCCAAAGAATGTCCTGGGCGTATGTCAAGGACAATAAGACTGTCTATGGTATCAATCATAATGAGACCTTTGAAGAATCATATTGA
- the LOC106142612 gene encoding E3 ubiquitin-protein ligase SMURF2 — protein sequence MSTPVSNRKYGAQKIRLTILCARNLVRRDLFRLPDPFAKITVDGSGQVYSTNAVKATLDPKWNTHYDLYLNKGDGITISVWNQRKIHKRQGSGFLGCVRIQPSTVHKLKDTGYQCLELCEDGSGETCGVRGQVIVSLLSRDGARGEPASAAGEGSPLAVVGPAGDVRSSRDPPLNNNNQSPLPQYWEERFTPTGRPYYVNHVSRRTQWERPTDATVAQSPTPNGGTPAASPSTSPASPSSPVSDPDVNHATSISLRPEPQPQTAVRSRQAPTATSPSTPSTPSTPASPATPIAATDLPPGYEMRTTTQGQVYFYNLVTGSSTWHDPRVPQHMRHCAAAAGPLPPGWEMRHAPSGRPYFVDHNNRTTQFTDPRLALSARFVQQTNTETNSSAAPTPAQTTPVEPSEPETLPKYKRDLAAKARALRAELQALQPQTGHCRIEVSRNEVLEESYRLVMKLRSKELRKRLLVKFRGEEGLDYGGVAREWLHLLGRELFNPQYGLFQYANAGDDRYALQINADSGVNPEHLSYFHFAGRILGVALFHGHQLDAAFTAPFYKQLLGRTITLRDIRDVDPELHRSLSWMLENNIAGVIDTTFSVECSSFGAVRSVELRPGGANEAVSDDNKREYVRLYVAHRFTRGAERQWLALKRGLEDIIPPQLLKSLSPRDLQPLLGGRADLDPADWKRHTRLKHVTPDAPIVGWFWEIVEEFDAEMRSRLLQFVTGSRRVPLAGFRALQGSTGAAAPRLFTLHLVADASPDSLPKAHTCFNRLDLPPYPSKERLHDKLKQAVLETAGFAVE from the exons atgtCGACGCCAGTGTCGAATCGTAAATACGGAGCTCAAAAAATTAGATTGACAA TTCTTTGCGCAAGAAATTTGGTGCGGCGAGATCTTTTTC GTTTGCCAGATCCTTTTGCTAAAATCACAGTTGATGGCAGTGGACAAGTATATTCAACAAATGCAGTGAAAGCTACTCTTGATCCAAAATGGAATACACATTATGACCTGTACCTTAATAAGGGTGACGGAATTACAATtag tgTTTGGAATCAGCggaaaatacataaaagacaAGGATCTGGTTTTCTGGGCTGTGTAAGAATACAACCCTCAACTGTGCACAAGCTAAAAGATACTGGAT atcaATGTCTAGAACTTTGTGAGGATGGTTCAGGCGAGACTTGCGGCGTGAGGGGCCAAGTGATAGTGTCGTTGTTGTCCCGCGACGGAGCCCGAGGCGAGCCAGCATCAGCAGCCGGCGAAGGCTCCCCACTAGCTGTGGTGGGGCCAGCAGGAGATGTCCGCTCCTCGAGGGATCCCccacttaataataataatcagaGTCCACTACCACAATATTGGGAGGAAAGATTCACGCCAACCGGCAG GCCATATTATGTGAACCACGTTTCTCGTCGGACGCAATGGGAGCGTCCCACAGATGCTACCGTGGCGCAGTCGCCCACTCCCAACGGTGGGACGCCCGCTGCCTCGCCCTCTACCTCACCAGCGTCACCATCCTCGCCAGTTTCTGACCCCGATGTCAACCACGCCACTTCTATCTCTTTGAG GCCCGAGCCCCAGCCTCAAACGGCGGTCCGTTCGCGTCAAGCGCCCACTGCGACGTCACCGTCCACGCCCTCTACACCATCGACCCCCGCGTCTCCGGCCACTCCGATAGCTGCCACGGACCTGCCTCCCGGATATG AAATGCGCACAACAACCCAAGGGCAAGTGTACTTCTACAACCTGGTAACTGGCTCGTCGACGTGGCACGACCCGCGCGTGCCGCAGCACATGCGGCACTGCGCGGCGGCGGCCGGGCCGCTGCCCCCGGGCTGGGAGATGAGGCACGCACCTTCGGGCAGACCCTACTTTGTGGACCACAATAATAGGACTACGCAGTTTACGGATCCGAGATTGGCGCTTTCCGCTAGATTCGTACAA CAAACAAACACCGAGACGAATTCCTCCGCGGCGCCGACTCCTGCGCAGACGACTCCGGTGGAGCCTTCGGAGCCCGAGACTTTGCCGAAGTATAAACGAGACTTGGCGGCAAAAGCTAGGGCTCTCAGGGCGGAATTACAGGCTTTACAGCCGCAAACTGGACACTGTAGGATAGAG GTATCACGTAACGAAGTACTTGAAGAATCGTACCGGCTCGTGATGAAATTACGTTCGAAAGAGCTCCGCAAGCGGTTGCTCGTAAAATTCCGCGGAGAAGAAGGCCTGGACTACGGCGGCGTGGCCCGAGAGTGGCTCCATCTATTAGGCAGAGAACTGTTCAACCCACAGTATGGGTTGTTTCAGTACGCCAATGCGGGAGATGACAGATACGCGCTGCAGATCAATGCTGATTCTGGG GTTAACCCTGAGCACCTATCGTACTTCCACTTTGCTGGTCGAATACTAGGCGTAGCATTGTTCCACGGCCATCAACTTGACGCAGCTTTCACTGCGCCCTTCTACAAACAACTGCTAGGCCGCACCATCACTCTACGAGACATAAGAGACGTGGACCCAGAGCTTCATAGATCGCTGTCTTGGATGCT AGAGAACAACATAGCGGGGGTAATCGACACGACATTCTCTGTAGAGTGCTCATCGTTCGGCGCTGTTCGGAGCGTGGAGCTGCGGCCGGGCGGCGCCAACGAAGCCGTCAGCGACGACAACAAGCGTGAGTATGTCCGTCTGTATGTCGCGCATCGATTCACCCGCGGAGCCGAGCGGCAGTGGCTAGCTTTGAAACGAGGCCTCGAAGACATCATACCCCCGCAACTACTCAAATCCCTATCACCACGCGATCTACAACCACTACTCGGAGGACGAGCCGATTTAGACCCCGCAGATTGGAAGCGACACACGCGATTGAAACACGTGACCCCGGATGCACCTATAGTGGGCTGGTTCTGGGAGATAGTCGAGGAGTTCGACGCGGAAATGCGCTCCAGATTACTACAGTTCGTGACCGGGTCTAGGCGAGTGCCGTTGGCTGGCTTCCGCGCACTACAAGGCTCCACTGGCGCAGCAGCTCCTAGATTGTTCACTCTCCACCTGGTAGCTGACGCCTCGCCGGATTCCCTTCCCAAAGCTCACACTTGCTTCAACCGTCTCGACTTACCGCCTTACCCCAGCAAGGAACGGCTGCATGACAAACTCAAACAGGCCGTCCTCGAAACGGCAGGGTTCGCTGTCGAATGA